One window from the genome of Bacillus rossius redtenbacheri isolate Brsri chromosome 12, Brsri_v3, whole genome shotgun sequence encodes:
- the LOC134537581 gene encoding uncharacterized protein LOC134537581 isoform X1: MLCILPSVCPQGISHRYPWRMFYGSDRAVLLLSLVVIRLQKLNKSTWLIKERRQKYEYAGKQQENNEMPKVKEKLSARHLLRMTTEETCSRLTYLQTVENVSHVSGSEINTLLNSGSSSCSGSTSYLTHSEKESETVIISDKISTPHLLNNDSDSTLNTDSLDSHNIFNNPPDLNILLPKINLVAISKIPNLGSEIAELNHNIANWALENNISLVALSALLKILKTHPCHAELPSDARSFLGTPRHNKIKQISPGCYFHFGLKKELEHFVGIFSYDKPVLELSIFVDGLPLSRSSSSCFWPILASVVPYKHILIIGIYHGYEKPKSANDFLHDFVEEAVFLCKEGLCINGKNFSVLIGQLICDAPAKSFVLNVKGHSGYSSCTKCCVQGDYRERRICFPVNEANKRTDDAFLHLQDDDYHLGISILVQIPNFGPVSNVPLDYMHLVCLGVTRKMIHLWLKGNACVRLRSSNVAVISDCLESIRGYTPSEFARKPRSLTFLNLWKATEFRQFLLYTGPVVTQSVLENDVYLNFLGLHIAIRYLCTDQISVELLEYVRLLLEHFVTSFGILYGTEHMSHNVHGILHLTDDVKNLGPLDKFSAFKFENYLQVLKKRIRKSEKPLQQLICRYSEIKMKSSSIETERPRPTCIKVNEKTTHLDGPLTQHCVGPQYKNIKYQKFEFFTYKEADKCCGFEDGTIILIENICHSVVNNDIVIIGKEFLVKDDLYSIPCKSSDLGIYLVDSLSPRRSWLASLVCKKFYMIPYKQKFAVVPLLHQEK, encoded by the exons atgttatgTATTCTTCCAAGTGTTTGTCCACAAGGGATATCCCACAGATATCCATGGAGGATGTTCTATGGCTCAGATCGCGCCGTTCTTTTGTTATCTCTGGTTGTGATtcgtttacaaaaattaaataaatccacATGGCTAATAAAAGAAAGGCGGCAGAAGTATGAATACGCAG GAAAGCAACAGGAAAATAATGAAATGCCTAAGGTGAAAGAGAAATTATCTGCTCGTCACTTGCTTCGGATGACAACAGAAGAGACATGTTCACGCTTGACATATTTGCAGACGGTTGAAAATGTTTCACATGTTTCCGGTTCAGAAATCAATACACTTTTAAATTCGGGGAGCTCTTCATGTTCAGGAAGTACATCATATTTAACACATTCTGAAAAGGAATCTGAAACAGTTATTATTTCTGATAAAATTAGTACGCCGCATCTTCTTAACAATGATTCAGACAGTACACTAAATACTGATTCTTTGGATAGTCATAATATATTCAACAATCCACCAGATTTGAatattttgcttccaaaaattaaTCTGGTAGCTATTTCTAAAATCCCTAACTTGGGCTCTGAAATTGCTGAATTAAACCACAACATTGCTAACTGGGCACTTGAAAATAATATAAGCCTTGTTGCATTATCGGCTTtgctaaaaattttgaaaactcatCCATGTCATGCTGAATTGCCATCAGATGCGCGAAGCTTTTTGGGAACACCTAggcataataaaattaaacaaatcagTCCAGGATGCTACTTTCATTTTGGACTGAAAAAAGAATTGGAGCATTTTGTAGGAATTTTTTCATATGATAAACCAGTTTTAGAACTTTCAATATTTGTGGATGGATTGCCATTATCCAGATCATCAAGTAGTTGTTTCTGGCCTATACTTGCTTCAGTGGTCCCttataaacatatattaattaTAGGAATTTATCATGGTTATGAAAAACCAAAAAGTGCCAATGATTTTTTACATGATTTCGTTGAAGAAGCTGTTTTTTTATGTAAGGAGGGGTTGTGTATTAATGGCAAAAATTTCTCAGTTTTAATTGGACAATTAATATGTGATGCACCAGCAAAGTCATTTGTCCTGAATGTTAAAGGTCATTCAGGTTACTCAAGTTGCACAAAGTGCTGTGTTCAGGGTGACTACAGAGAGCGTCGAATTTGTTTTCCTGTTAATGAGGCAAACAAAAGGACAGATGATGCTTTCTTACATTTACAGGATGACGATTACCACCTTGGCATCAGTATTTTGGTTCAGATTCCTAATTTTGGCCCTGTTTCAAATGTTCCACTGGATTATATGCATCTTGTATGCCTAGGTGTGACAAGAAAAATGATACATTTATGGTTGAAAGGCAATGCATGTGTAAGATTGCGGAGTTCAAATGTTGCAGTCATATCAGATTGTTTAGAGTCGATACGAGGTTACACTCCATCCGAATTTGCAAGGAAACCTAGGTCTTTGACATTTCTGAATTTGTGGAAAGCGACTGAATTCCGCCAGTTTCTGCTGTACACAGGTCCAGTTGTAACTCAATCAGTTTTGGAAAATGATGTGTATCTTAACTTTCTTGGACTACATATTGCAATCAGATATCTTTGTACTGACCAGATTTCGGTTGAGCTTCTTGAATATGTGCGATTACTACTTGAACATTTTGTAACATCTTTTGGAATTTTATATGGTACAGAACATATGTCACATAATGTTCATGGAATTCTTCATTTGACTGATGATGTCAAAAATCTTGGTCCCCTTGATAAATTCAGTGCTttcaaatttgaaaattatttgcaaGTATTGAAAAAACGGATCAGGAAATCAGAAAAGCCACTCCAGCAGTTAATATGTCGTTATAGCGAAATAAAAATGAAGTCATCTTCTATTGAAACAGAGAGGCCTAGGCCTACATGTATTAAAGTTAATGAAAAAACTACACATTTGGATGGCCCACTTACACAGCATTGTGTTGGACCtcagtataaaaatattaaataccaaaAGTTTGAATTTTTCACTTATAAAGAAGCAGACAAATGTTGTGGTTTTGAAGATGGCACTATCATACTTATTGAAAATATATGTCATTCAGTTGTTAATAATGACATAGTTATAATTGGGAAGGAATTTTTAGTGAAAGATGATTTATACTCAATTCCATGCAAGTCATCAGATTTGGGAATATATTTAGTTGATTCATTATCACCCAGAAGAAGTTGGCTAGCATCATTGGTGTGCAAAAAATTTTACATGATACCTTACAAACAGAAGTTTGCAGTAGTACCACTGCTTCATCAGGAAAAATAA
- the LOC134537581 gene encoding uncharacterized protein LOC134537581 isoform X3, translating to MIFVYFRTGMEPYSIVEFSDGQQILPSKWITPKKSHAYWPAFTSNKRYDTAVERLEPYEDSWKQFPLLRIMGTADTFEKGKRKLREAEVFSDINSEDDAETAKRRRREHAQRHNSSSSEDEYVTKETRLPVFPKAPIPKPKPLVRERNIPSSSTILNSGDHTSQTMVNELQSTPFQEMIIRMITDLKNKLGAVMVTQREILQKLEKLDSVKISLPETIESSGYEQILSDFPLTNEEQLLVVEEKLNSEDYKRCLVIELSKIGGGDLKSVVKNLLEIIFTNTLAEKFSYVGGKKKRVFSALLLCKIIQDITRNHIKDATNDNIAAIIKAWLRHAKERMMNEQVRIQRLQVAAAPALP from the exons AtgatttttgtgtatttcagaACAGGTATGGAGCCATATTCAATTGTTGAATTTTCTGATGGTcagcaaattttaccttccaAGTGGATAACTCCGAAGAAGAGCCATGCGTATTGGCCTGCATTTACCTCTAACAAGCGATATGATACAGCTGTGGAAAGACTGGAACCTTATGAAGATTCATGGAAACAGTTCCCTCTTCTACGAATAATGGGCACAGCAG ATACTTTTGAGAAGGGGAAAAGAAAGCTAAGAGAAGCTGAAGTTTTCTCAGACATAAATTCAGAAGATGACGCTGAAACTGCAAAAAGACGTAGACGTGAACATGCCCAAAGGCATAATTCTTCGAGTTCTGAGGATGAATATGTGACCAAAGAAACAAGATTGCCAGTTTTCCCTAAAGCACCTATACCAAAACCAAAACCTCTTGTTCGTGAAAGAAATATACCTTCATCATCTACAATTCTTAATTCTGGTGACCATACCAGCCAAACTATGGTGAATGAACTGCAAA GTACACCATTTCAAGAAATGATCATCAGAATGATTACTGACTTAAAGAATAAATTGGGTGCGGTGATGGTGACCCAGAGAGAAATCCTCCAGAAATTGGAGAAATTGGACAGTGTAAAGATCAGTCTACCCGAAACAATTGAGAGCTCTGGATATGAACAAATATTAAGTGACTTCCCTTTGACTAATGAAGAACAATTGTTAGTAGTGGAAGAAAAACTAAACAGTGAAGATTATAAAAGATGTCTG GTGATTGAGCTGTCCAAGATTGGAGGAGGAGACCTGAAGTCAGTTGTCAAAAATTTACTGGAGATAATTTTTACCAACACACTAGCAGAGAAATTTAGCTATGTGGGTGGGAAAAAGAAGAGAGTTTTTTCTGCATTGTTACTGTGTAAAATTATCCAAG ATATAACTAGGAACCACATAAAAGATGCAACAAATGACAACATAGCTGCCATAATCAAAGCCTGGCTGCGACATGCAAAGGAGCGAATGATGAATGAACAAGT
- the LOC134537581 gene encoding uncharacterized protein LOC134537581 isoform X2, with amino-acid sequence MPKVKEKLSARHLLRMTTEETCSRLTYLQTVENVSHVSGSEINTLLNSGSSSCSGSTSYLTHSEKESETVIISDKISTPHLLNNDSDSTLNTDSLDSHNIFNNPPDLNILLPKINLVAISKIPNLGSEIAELNHNIANWALENNISLVALSALLKILKTHPCHAELPSDARSFLGTPRHNKIKQISPGCYFHFGLKKELEHFVGIFSYDKPVLELSIFVDGLPLSRSSSSCFWPILASVVPYKHILIIGIYHGYEKPKSANDFLHDFVEEAVFLCKEGLCINGKNFSVLIGQLICDAPAKSFVLNVKGHSGYSSCTKCCVQGDYRERRICFPVNEANKRTDDAFLHLQDDDYHLGISILVQIPNFGPVSNVPLDYMHLVCLGVTRKMIHLWLKGNACVRLRSSNVAVISDCLESIRGYTPSEFARKPRSLTFLNLWKATEFRQFLLYTGPVVTQSVLENDVYLNFLGLHIAIRYLCTDQISVELLEYVRLLLEHFVTSFGILYGTEHMSHNVHGILHLTDDVKNLGPLDKFSAFKFENYLQVLKKRIRKSEKPLQQLICRYSEIKMKSSSIETERPRPTCIKVNEKTTHLDGPLTQHCVGPQYKNIKYQKFEFFTYKEADKCCGFEDGTIILIENICHSVVNNDIVIIGKEFLVKDDLYSIPCKSSDLGIYLVDSLSPRRSWLASLVCKKFYMIPYKQKFAVVPLLHQEK; translated from the coding sequence ATGCCTAAGGTGAAAGAGAAATTATCTGCTCGTCACTTGCTTCGGATGACAACAGAAGAGACATGTTCACGCTTGACATATTTGCAGACGGTTGAAAATGTTTCACATGTTTCCGGTTCAGAAATCAATACACTTTTAAATTCGGGGAGCTCTTCATGTTCAGGAAGTACATCATATTTAACACATTCTGAAAAGGAATCTGAAACAGTTATTATTTCTGATAAAATTAGTACGCCGCATCTTCTTAACAATGATTCAGACAGTACACTAAATACTGATTCTTTGGATAGTCATAATATATTCAACAATCCACCAGATTTGAatattttgcttccaaaaattaaTCTGGTAGCTATTTCTAAAATCCCTAACTTGGGCTCTGAAATTGCTGAATTAAACCACAACATTGCTAACTGGGCACTTGAAAATAATATAAGCCTTGTTGCATTATCGGCTTtgctaaaaattttgaaaactcatCCATGTCATGCTGAATTGCCATCAGATGCGCGAAGCTTTTTGGGAACACCTAggcataataaaattaaacaaatcagTCCAGGATGCTACTTTCATTTTGGACTGAAAAAAGAATTGGAGCATTTTGTAGGAATTTTTTCATATGATAAACCAGTTTTAGAACTTTCAATATTTGTGGATGGATTGCCATTATCCAGATCATCAAGTAGTTGTTTCTGGCCTATACTTGCTTCAGTGGTCCCttataaacatatattaattaTAGGAATTTATCATGGTTATGAAAAACCAAAAAGTGCCAATGATTTTTTACATGATTTCGTTGAAGAAGCTGTTTTTTTATGTAAGGAGGGGTTGTGTATTAATGGCAAAAATTTCTCAGTTTTAATTGGACAATTAATATGTGATGCACCAGCAAAGTCATTTGTCCTGAATGTTAAAGGTCATTCAGGTTACTCAAGTTGCACAAAGTGCTGTGTTCAGGGTGACTACAGAGAGCGTCGAATTTGTTTTCCTGTTAATGAGGCAAACAAAAGGACAGATGATGCTTTCTTACATTTACAGGATGACGATTACCACCTTGGCATCAGTATTTTGGTTCAGATTCCTAATTTTGGCCCTGTTTCAAATGTTCCACTGGATTATATGCATCTTGTATGCCTAGGTGTGACAAGAAAAATGATACATTTATGGTTGAAAGGCAATGCATGTGTAAGATTGCGGAGTTCAAATGTTGCAGTCATATCAGATTGTTTAGAGTCGATACGAGGTTACACTCCATCCGAATTTGCAAGGAAACCTAGGTCTTTGACATTTCTGAATTTGTGGAAAGCGACTGAATTCCGCCAGTTTCTGCTGTACACAGGTCCAGTTGTAACTCAATCAGTTTTGGAAAATGATGTGTATCTTAACTTTCTTGGACTACATATTGCAATCAGATATCTTTGTACTGACCAGATTTCGGTTGAGCTTCTTGAATATGTGCGATTACTACTTGAACATTTTGTAACATCTTTTGGAATTTTATATGGTACAGAACATATGTCACATAATGTTCATGGAATTCTTCATTTGACTGATGATGTCAAAAATCTTGGTCCCCTTGATAAATTCAGTGCTttcaaatttgaaaattatttgcaaGTATTGAAAAAACGGATCAGGAAATCAGAAAAGCCACTCCAGCAGTTAATATGTCGTTATAGCGAAATAAAAATGAAGTCATCTTCTATTGAAACAGAGAGGCCTAGGCCTACATGTATTAAAGTTAATGAAAAAACTACACATTTGGATGGCCCACTTACACAGCATTGTGTTGGACCtcagtataaaaatattaaataccaaaAGTTTGAATTTTTCACTTATAAAGAAGCAGACAAATGTTGTGGTTTTGAAGATGGCACTATCATACTTATTGAAAATATATGTCATTCAGTTGTTAATAATGACATAGTTATAATTGGGAAGGAATTTTTAGTGAAAGATGATTTATACTCAATTCCATGCAAGTCATCAGATTTGGGAATATATTTAGTTGATTCATTATCACCCAGAAGAAGTTGGCTAGCATCATTGGTGTGCAAAAAATTTTACATGATACCTTACAAACAGAAGTTTGCAGTAGTACCACTGCTTCATCAGGAAAAATAA
- the LOC134537581 gene encoding uncharacterized protein LOC134537581 isoform X4, whose translation MEPYSIVEFSDGQQILPSKWITPKKSHAYWPAFTSNKRYDTAVERLEPYEDSWKQFPLLRIMGTADTFEKGKRKLREAEVFSDINSEDDAETAKRRRREHAQRHNSSSSEDEYVTKETRLPVFPKAPIPKPKPLVRERNIPSSSTILNSGDHTSQTMVNELQSTPFQEMIIRMITDLKNKLGAVMVTQREILQKLEKLDSVKISLPETIESSGYEQILSDFPLTNEEQLLVVEEKLNSEDYKRCLVIELSKIGGGDLKSVVKNLLEIIFTNTLAEKFSYVGGKKKRVFSALLLCKIIQDITRNHIKDATNDNIAAIIKAWLRHAKERMMNEQVRIQRLQVAAAPALP comes from the exons ATGGAGCCATATTCAATTGTTGAATTTTCTGATGGTcagcaaattttaccttccaAGTGGATAACTCCGAAGAAGAGCCATGCGTATTGGCCTGCATTTACCTCTAACAAGCGATATGATACAGCTGTGGAAAGACTGGAACCTTATGAAGATTCATGGAAACAGTTCCCTCTTCTACGAATAATGGGCACAGCAG ATACTTTTGAGAAGGGGAAAAGAAAGCTAAGAGAAGCTGAAGTTTTCTCAGACATAAATTCAGAAGATGACGCTGAAACTGCAAAAAGACGTAGACGTGAACATGCCCAAAGGCATAATTCTTCGAGTTCTGAGGATGAATATGTGACCAAAGAAACAAGATTGCCAGTTTTCCCTAAAGCACCTATACCAAAACCAAAACCTCTTGTTCGTGAAAGAAATATACCTTCATCATCTACAATTCTTAATTCTGGTGACCATACCAGCCAAACTATGGTGAATGAACTGCAAA GTACACCATTTCAAGAAATGATCATCAGAATGATTACTGACTTAAAGAATAAATTGGGTGCGGTGATGGTGACCCAGAGAGAAATCCTCCAGAAATTGGAGAAATTGGACAGTGTAAAGATCAGTCTACCCGAAACAATTGAGAGCTCTGGATATGAACAAATATTAAGTGACTTCCCTTTGACTAATGAAGAACAATTGTTAGTAGTGGAAGAAAAACTAAACAGTGAAGATTATAAAAGATGTCTG GTGATTGAGCTGTCCAAGATTGGAGGAGGAGACCTGAAGTCAGTTGTCAAAAATTTACTGGAGATAATTTTTACCAACACACTAGCAGAGAAATTTAGCTATGTGGGTGGGAAAAAGAAGAGAGTTTTTTCTGCATTGTTACTGTGTAAAATTATCCAAG ATATAACTAGGAACCACATAAAAGATGCAACAAATGACAACATAGCTGCCATAATCAAAGCCTGGCTGCGACATGCAAAGGAGCGAATGATGAATGAACAAGT